Within Plectropomus leopardus isolate mb chromosome 23, YSFRI_Pleo_2.0, whole genome shotgun sequence, the genomic segment ATATCTCTTTAACATGTTGGTTGGAGAAGATATCTCTGTTAACATGAAATGCTTAAGTAGTACACTTACTCTTGATCATTTACCCCAGTTATATTTCAGacaggtatgaaatattacataccacccCAAGCCCACTACAGagcctccttttttctttcatatctGTCTCTGTTCCTCccaataaaaagcataaaaatgcccaaaatatcttttaaaaacaatagtcTGACTTTGGAAGCTCTCCATTTGAGTTGCATAACTTGCTGAAGCCTCACGTTAGTTTCGGATAAACTCTGGAATACTGTGCATGGCTTTTGTAACCCGCTGTGACAGCAAGGCTGGTATTGCTTTAtccttgtgagtgtgtgtgtgtgtgtgtgtgtgtgtgtgtgtgtgtgtgtgtgtgcatgtgcatgtgcatgtgcacacgagtgcacacatgcatgtgtttttgtgtttgtctatgtgtgtatgtgtgtgtgtcatggcaAAATACGGTCCTGGAGACATCTATTGTAGCTGGAACTACCACAGAGGTAGTTCTGAGTACTTTGCCAGGGGTTTGTCCATCTGGACAGATTTTGTTAACACAATAGCATCACAACCATGCAAGATGCAGCCACAAAACTGTACATGGTAATGTGTAGAAAAAcaattcagacaggaagcgaacactggactaccacatgaaagtccagcaTTAAAGTCTGACATAAAAGTCCAGATTTATTGGATCTATCCACCATCCCTCCCGCCATCTACAGGTACCCTTTCGcagcattctcaagtgacgaaACCCATCCACTactcatgctgctgcagcaggtgctgcCCGATGACAAATAATAACACAGTGACCGGTTCTCTCTGTCTGCGTTCTCAGCTGAAGACGTCCAGTGGTGTGTCGTGCagacgtgaaaggtggcttttgaagTCGGCATCTTATGCGAAAAGCATTGCAGAAGCGAcattatttgatgactttggaatgagaacgggctggtgGTAGTGATTGCAACAAGTTTGAAAATTGGtttactttaacttaagtaccaaccccaattccaatgaagttgggacgttgtgtaaaacattaattaaaacagaatacaatgatttgcgaatacttttcaacctatattcaattgaatacactacaaagacaataaatttaatgttcaaactgataaacttcattgttttctgcaaatattcactcattttgaatttgatgcctgttAACATGTTCTAAAAAAGCGGGGACAagggcaacaaaagactgggaaagttgAGGAATGCTCAAAAACACCTGTCTGGAACATTCCACAGGTGAACAGGTTCATTGGAAACAGGTGATTGTCATGATTGGGTTTTAAAGGAGCATCCCCAAAAGGCTCATTCGTTCACTCTGTGACCAACTGTGTGTGCAAATAGTCCAACAGTTTAAGAACAACGTTTCTCAACGTACAATTGCAAGGAGTTTAGGGATTTCATCGTCTACAgtccataatatcatcaaagGTTGAGAGAATCTGGCGAAATCTCTGCACGTAAGCGGCAAGGCCGAAAACCAACATTGAATGCCCATGACCCTTGATACTTCAGGCGGCACTGcatcaaaaactgacatcattCTGTAAAAGATATTACCACGTGGGCTCAGGAATACTTTGGAAAACCATTGTTAGTTAAAACAGTTTGTCCCAACATCTACAAGTGCAAGTTAAAACTCTACCTTGCAAAATGAAAGCCATATATCAACAACCCCCAGAAATGCTGCCGGCTTCTTTGGGCCCAAGCCCATCTGAGTTGGACTGACGCAAagtggaaaagtcatggacGTTGTGTCCTCCGGggccaaagaggaaaaggacgTTCCAGACTGTTATCAGTGCAAAGTTCAAAAGCCAGCATCTATGATGGTATGGGGGTGTGTTAGTGCCAATGGcatgggtaacttgcacatctgtgaaggcaccattaatgctgaaaggtacatacatgttttggagcaacatatgctgccatccaagcaACGCCTTTTAAGGGATGTCCCTGCttatttcagcaagacaatgcCAAGTCACATTCTGCACGTCTTACAACAGTGTAGCTTTGTAGTAAAAGAGTGTGGGTACtagactggcctgcctgcagtccagacctgtctcccattgaaaatgtgtggcacattatgaaacacaaaatatgacaacGAAAACTGTTGTACATCAAGCAAGACTGGGAAAGAATTCCCCCCACAAagcttcaacaattagtgtcctcagttcccaaacgcttattgagtgttgttaaaaggaaaggtgatgtaacaGTTGTAAACATGCCTCTgtctcagcttttttttgaaACGTGTTGCAGGCTTCAAATTCGGAATGAGtatatttatatgaatatttgcaaaaaaacaatagtttatcagtttgaacattaaatatcttgtctttgtagtgtattcagttgaatataggttgaaaaggatttgaaaatcattgtattctgtttttatttacgttttacacaacgtcccaacttcattggaaCTGGGGTTTGTATTTATCCACACTGGCTATATTTAGGATTTAGCAGGTGagaaaaaaggaacagaaaaaaaaaccccaaattctttatgttatatttttaatccaTTTCTCCCATCTGTCTGCGAATATATATGTTTGGATtctaattctctctctctcatgtgtTTAATTCACAAGATCTTtccatttataattatataagatgtcattttttcaccaatttcctgttatttaattattgttgtattttaggtAGTAAAGggttatattttgattattttcatgtggaaaaaaggtgaaaatcCTTTGGAGGTCAAAGTCTGTTTGGCTGTAGGATTATTTCCAAATCTGTCAAatcttttaacatttgattatttggttttcatttAATTCCACTTGTGGCTAGAGCTGCCAGTTTACAGTGTGAACAACAGTGAAACAACACTGTGGGTTAGTATAGCAGCGTTATTTCCTGTCCTCAGCGCTGACCTTAGGAGCTCCATACTCTGCTGAGTCATCTTTTGTTACGAtagcatgcttttttttttaggattcgGGTTTGACAGGAAGGGGTTCACACATGTCCCGTGTTGAGGAAGTAATGGACATTTTTGTTGATAATCAGGATGTGCATTTTGTTCTTTGCCCCTGTTTTCTTTCCTCAGAAAGTAAAAGGCAGCACATTCCTTGACGGGGACATGCTAATGTTCTGAAAACTGCAGCAGTGTGCATAAAGTTTCAGCTGACACGGCCCTCATGCTTCTGCTTGTAGGCAGTAATGTAAACAATGAGGACGCcgttttcattttgtgtcgATCGATTAGTCTCAGCACTTGGTCACTAAATGATTCCTGTCACACTAGCATACGCTGGCCACATTTCCTGGAGCGCACTtcagctgcttcctgtttaGCTGAAGTACAGATGCTctgcttctttctctctgtttggcTTTTGACTGGAGGAGATTTCTCAACGACACGACGCCAACTGTCTCGTGTGCTGACTAAGCTGAATACAACACAACCTGACTGGTCTAAactggacttttatttttattggtgtAGTTATACATTGTGATTTTGGGATAATCAAAGAATATAAGCACAAGGGAGGgagttgtgggttttttttttgctttttttttttttttttttttttggctttgcagAGGGACGTACTATTTtaaatggtcatattttgtatttatttcaaccCCAAAACCTGCAATTGGGTTTGAAaaggatgtttaaaaaataaaataaaaaaaacagacacacacatacaaaccctaaaaataaaaaatcacccaattttttttgttttaaaattccaaataaaaaaaaaaaaataatttaaaaaatgtataaaaattattcagattttacaagacatcctaaaaacacaacttttttttttttttaataaaaaaacagaaaatatcccaaaaatcagaatcataaaaaaattcataaaacttaatgtgattaaaaaatgtttattataataGCTGgcacttaatttttttgtcaatggttTGATTGATTAACATAATGTGATGTTAATTTCACTGTAGAAGAGGCTTGattatcactaaaattaggaggggaaaaaaaacagatgtaaagATATATGGTATTGTTtatatcttatattttttaaaactatattgtATGTACTATATTGTACATCCCTAGAATATATGCTTATCagcaaaaagtttttatgcactatataattttcatttttgtggcCTTGCATCTTTTAGCAGGTATGCCTTCTTTTGGCATAGCCAATTTTTcggacatttttcagctttattgccccATCTAAAGCATTTGTTAGAACATTAACCACATtcatcaaatgtaataagttacattacgctgatgaaaaaaaactgttcattaCAGGTCTATTGTGTCATGGAATAGTCTATGATAAGTtcaataaaaggaaaagttgttttatattatttttgtttatattgggaattgattgatttattggttaatttttttttatctttgattactattttaaatatagttgtatttttgcattacCATCAacataattatcttttttttgttcacttatttattttattgattactattatttctattaatttttaatcactgtttgtttctgttgtaatgtaatgtcaATTAtgaactttttacaaattctgcattcacataataatccagtttatttttattccattgTCTCTTTAAGTGCTGTTTGTCGTGATATACGTAAAGCCCATTCAATTGCCCTTATGTTtgaacttaacaaaaaaacctcactgATGATATCTAACACTGTAACACAACTAAAGGGAGGAGATTTCCTTAAAATAAGTTTAGAATAGTTCCTCgagtgaaaacattttctctgattAACGGTATTGTTCTTTGTTAAAATGCGTTTGGCAGTTTTCCGTAGCAGTGATTGATGTTTCCCTCGAGGTCAGCTGTAATCTACGCTGGCACACATGGTCACACACAGGCCGCAAACAGCACGCTGCAGTTGaattttctctcctctggtaCACATATAAAGAGTGTTGACAGTAAATGTCATCCAGGGTCAATACGGACACACAGTGTGAGAATCCAGGACACATTCAGTTTAGTTTATGCTTAACCTTCCTGTCCTACAGTTCATTGTGCTGTTGTTTCCTAATCGCTAACTTGTGTTTACACCAAGGAATAGTTCActactgcagcagtgtgtgtgtgtgtgtgtgtgtgtgtgtgtgtgtgtgtgtgtgtgtgtgaaatacagGAAATATGACATGATTAtacaaaagtgtttgtgtgttttggagtgTAATGTGATCCACAGTTCCAGCAGTCACTGCTTGTTGTTGTCTATTTGTGACGCTCTGACTTACCAGGCCATAATTCTTCCTTTCTTTACTCTGAAACACTACATGGACATACAGAATATATTTGTCCCTGTAGTGGTCATGTGACCAGCATTGgtagtttttagcaaaaatatatTAGTGACAGTAGGcggggtttccattaaccctcaaattgagCAAACTGAacttgcgaatataaaatatgcctaattgAAAAacttcagttttgaaaaaaaatcccttttatcacaaaaaaaattgttatgctcacatgaggtggtatttcaggcgatttaaaaaagccatatttagcaaaactgtaaattttatttatttttttgtttgtgttatgaCCCTATTTAATAATTTGgtaatttggtatttttgggTTGTGATATGACCCTTTGGggtaatttgtctgttttttggggttgtgATATGAttctttggggtcatttgtttgtttttttttttgggttgtgaaatgactcatttgtttgggggatttttttggggtcatttgtttttttgggggggactctttggggtaatttttttgGGTTGTGATATGactctttggggtaatttgaatctttttttttgggggtgggggttggTATGactctttggggtaatttgattttttttggggttgtGATATGactctttggggtcatttgttttttttgaatctttttttttttttgtaatatgacTCTTTgggtaatttgtttttcattttttgtgaatgaCCCTTTGGGAATTTGTTTGTTGGGGTCATTTGgttctttttggttgttttttggggggtgatatgactctttgggtcatttgttGTTGCATGactctttggggtaatttgattttttttgggttgtgatatgactctttgttttttttggggtaatttgtttttgggttttgacTCTTTGggtaatttgatttttttgggttgATATGactctttggggtaatttgttttgttttttgggtgatatgactctttggggtaatttttggttttgtgttgtgATGACTCTTTGGGGTTAtttatttgggggattttttggGTTGTGATATGACCCTTTGGGGtaatttgtctgtgttttgtgttgtaatatgactttttggggtcatttgttTGGTTCTTTTTGGTTGTGAAATGAATCTTTGGGGTCAGttgtttgggggattttttggGTTGTGATATGactctttggggtcatttgaTTTGTTGGGGGGTTGTGATATGACTCTTTGgagtaatttgatttttttgggttgtgatatgactctttgaggtaatttggtttttttgggttgtgaTATGactctttggggtaatttgtttttttgggttgtgaTATGactctttggggtaatttgtttgttttttttgggttgtgaTATGAttctttggggtcatttgtttggggggggggtgagtTGTGGTATGactctttggggtaatttgggtttttttgggttgtgaTATGactctttggggtcattttgtctttttttgtgttgtgataggactctttggggtcatttgtctgttttttgtgttgttgactctttggggtcatttgttTGGTTCTTTTGGGTTGTGAAATGACTCCTTGGGGTCATttgtttgggggattttttggGTTGTGATATgactctttgaggtcatttgtttttggggggttgtgGTATGACTCTGgggtaatttgttttttgggggttgtgATATGActcatatgttttatttctttgaggtaattttggaTTATTATTGCACTATATTGCTGAGTGCTTGTTTGAAACAACTGGTCCTTAAAAATGTTGTGGGacagtttcaaacacaaaactgcCCCAAATTTGTGCTAGTCAGCTCAGATTGTTGATATAATAGCATTAACAGATTAATTCCAAATTTTGAGTTTCACAtagcacacacactgttcacgTTCAGATATGCTCTCTCTTCCCTCACTGCAGAGTCTTCAAAAAGTCCAGCCCCAACTCCaaggtaggtgtgtgtgtgtgtgtgtgtgtgtgtgtgtgtgtgtgtgtgtgtgtctgtctgtctgtctgtgtgtgtgtgtgggcggggTGTTTTCTCCTATCTCGCACATCTGTCATAGATTGTCCtgatcacagtttttttttctccacagctCACAGTTTATCTGGGGAAGCGAGACTTTGTTGATCACTTAGACCATGTAGATTCAGTAGGTGAGTCCAAACAAACTTCGTTGTTATTTTGTCCCCACAGGGATTTTAGTTTTCCGGCACAGTCCAGTGTCCCAGAGTCCTCTattaatgctgcattcagggttcctttttaattaaaaaaaatcctggtttATACCAATAAGATGTCCTCAAACAAATAAGTTTCATTAGATAGTTTCATAATTAGAGTTTATAGTAACAACTGTGATATTTCACTTTAACACCCTGATGGGCACTAGATTATTGGATGTCTAAGGCTGCAAAGGACACAAAGGCTGTGTCCAAATTTGGGCAAAAGGAGGCTGCACTTCTCGACTGCATTTGAGAGAGCCTGAAACGAGACAGACCACGCTGGCACTTAACATGTTTGGTTTAGAAATGTGGCCTCTGGATTGGGGTGCAAAGTGTATTTGTTCAatcttgtgcgtgtgtgtgtgtgtctgtgtgtttgtgtgtgtgttgtgtagacGGAGTGCTCCTTGTAGACCCAGAGTATCTGAAAGATCGAAAAGGTAAGAAACCCTGACAGACACAAATTAACCAGAGCGACTGAATGGCTGATTAATGATCCCTTTAATCCATGTCCCGGTCCGTCCTCAGTGTTTGTTACTCTGACCTGTGCGTTTCGTTATGGCCGGGAGGACCTGGATGTCCTGGGCCTTTCCTTCCGGAAGGATCTGTACGTGAGCACCATCCAGGCCTTCCCTCCTCTTGAGGAGAAGAAGATGCCTCTGAGCCGGCTGCAGGAGCGGCTGCTGAAGAAGCTGGGTCAGCACGCCTACCCCTTCCACTTCACTGTAAGACTTCCAAACACACCATGACACCACTTTAGTCCAGCCTCTACTGTAAACTCATTTTACGGCCAGTTAGTCTTCAGAAACACATAATGTTGTTGCTATaatagactgtatgtaaagatggacgacatgccCCCGCTTACCCCCCTCTATGCTGAAGTGAAGTTACAGGCAACTCCAATGAatgtgattggctgtcacagctgtcatcatggtagaaaaaaatccccttttcaATTATCCAATTCCTtctagaaaaaataaaaaagtgtgaaaaatgtgtttgttttcttttctgtataaatgaaatattgaaaaaaggcatttgttttctcattatctgcttgaaatgaaaaaacaaataaattactaaacaaaaacagaaatatcaagtcaaattattttttctttatttttttaaaatttatttacttatttctaaTTGTTTCATTCTGCTGCGGCTCCACACTTCGTGCATGCGCGGCAGAAGACTGACGCTCAGAGTTTAGAACATGACAGGGGAGAagatttcaaaaaatatttcagttagTGTGGTCATCAGAGCCGAGGTCGCCAACTGGATGTAGGTCCAGCTGGAAAGTCCGACATAGAGCTGAGAGTTACGACCAACTGGGTTTAGACTGGGTGTAACTTTTACACCTCATATGGAGGCATAAGCTGGAAAGGGAAACAAGTATCCATAGTAACGAATCCATCAGACATCCCTTTTTCTTGCTGTGAGGTTAAAATTTCCACTCCTCTTAACCCTTTTACATTCTAGTTAATCACCTTGAACTGTGCATAAGAGAAGATACGTTTtgcatgattttgttttatgttattctGCACGTAAAGCTGCCATTTCGATTTCTCGATTTTATTTCACCTCAGATCCCTCAGAAGCTGCCCTGCTCGGTAAACCCTCCAGCCGGGCGCAGAGGACACTGGGAAGGCGTGTGGTGTGGACTATGAGCTTCAAGCATTCTGTGCTAAGACTGCGGAGGAGAAGATCCACCAAAGGtttaacacattcacacacttcaGACACAACCAACCTAACACTCCCACAGAGATACACCGTGTGGTCCTTTGAGAAAGTCTAGAAACTAGACTgcaaacttttttccttttgcatgATATTTTTTGAACCCAATAGCCAATATTTGGAAGTTTGGAAAGCACAGTTCTCTCTTTACTGCAGTACCTGTTTTATTGGTGTGTCATATCCTAAATCTATATTCGTAGGAACTCTGTGACACTAGTGATCCGGAAGGTTCAGTACGCTCCGGAGAAGCCAGGTCCTCAGCCCATGGTGGAGACCAGTCGCAGCTTCCTGATGTCCGACAGATCTCTACACCTGGAGGCTTCACTGGATAAGGaggtaaacacactcacacactttgaTGTGTTGTTTGATGACGggggtatacacacacacagctaagtgtctgtctgtctctagcTGTACTACCACGGTGAGCCCATCAGTGTCAATGTCCACGTCAGCAACAACTCCACCAAGAGTGTGAAGAGGGTGAAGATTTCTGGTAATTCCACctgccctcacacacactcatactctTGTTTCAGTTATCACTTTGCACCACTCAACACAAAAATGGTTTGTTATTGAATGTTATAATTAAAGTTAACTATTGCATCTTGCATCTACTGTAATCCTTACTTGGAGGACAGATAAAGGCTGAAAGGAAATAACTTTCTTCTCCGTCTCCCAGTTCGTCAGTATGCTGATATCTGTCTGTTCCACGGCTCAGTATAAGTGTGCAGTCGCCCAGATTGAAGCAGAGTGAGTTCTTCTTCTGTGCCATTATTGTCCTTTTCACCTGtaatttattccatttttaattttcttgaaactgtGTTTTCCAGAGTTATTGCCCAACCGATACTGGTTACTTCAAAGAGATAAAGATATTATGGTTATTTGAGATTAAAACCATCACAGCCATCTTGGGCGCTAAGCCCAGGATGTAGAATATTATTAAATGGAAATTTGTTTTGGTGGAACATTTGCACATGGTGTGAGGTGGAGGTGAGCACTGGTATTAAAATGGTTCagttcctgcaaaaaaaaaaaaaaaaaaagttttaatttaaagaGATTTTAGCATGTAGGTTGCTTGCTTGGAGGTTGCGGTTGTTGTTTCACACGTATTGCTACAATGAAGTATGGAGATAGATCTGGCAATGTAAGGCTAGTTTCATGTAGGGATTTTGAAACACACAGGAGGCATGGTACTGTTTGAACAGGACAAACAGCCAACAATAAGCTTATACCCACAGTGCATCCTGTGAGGTAAAcctttatgcagatgacactgTTTTCTATAGTTTTATAAGATATATTAATGACTTGGTCCTTCATTAGCTTCTTTTATATCCCTTCTTAAGGCTTTCTTTTATAGTAAGCatttatgaataataatatgTGGCTGTTGTTGGCTTTATCATCTCTTCTCGACTATTGTAAGtttcttttatactttttctttttattccccAGCATTAATTACTGATGACTGTGTTGTTTTACTGCtgccttgtttttaatgttgcttttctgaaaagcactttgtaacctttttaagaaaagtgctatataaacaactaataataatttattattatatgtaaATGCAGATACAATAGAACATTGAATTAAACACCGCCAACATATTTCACCAACTTCAAGAgatattacatttattgtatCCATCCTGTgctttctgcagttttttgcaatCAGGGATAAACTTTCATGCTCAGAGTTTTAATTTGCTTTCCTTGTGGACAAAAATAATGGATCACTCTTTAACCATCCTAATTTGCTTCTCCCTGACCTTAACCTCCATTCCTAACCTCAGTCACCAGGTTTCTCCCAGCTCCACCTCCTGCCAGGTCTACACTCTGACCCCCACGCTGGGCACCAACAGGGAAAAGAGGGGCCTGGCCCTGGATGGAAAGCTAAAGCACGAAGACACCAACTTGGCCTCCAGCaccatgtatacacacacacacacacacacacacacacacacacacacacacacacacacatctgataGAAAAAGGTTTACTTTTatgcaagaaaacacacaaactcacgcATATTTATACTGAGGATTATAAACATTGATACacctgtgtgtcctgtgtgttgCAGAGTAAAAGAGGGCACCAACAAGGAGATGATGGGGATCCTGGTTTCCTACAGAGTCAAAGTCAAACTGGTGGTGGCTCTTGGAGGGTAAACACACTGGTcctttttatggtttttgtttttgttaaaaaaaaaaaacaaaaaaaaaagtcaaaggatGTACTGTTtctattaaatatattttaacaaaaaaaagactgaataactctgaaaaaaagtcaccatGAACTCTGTGTGGGTTGAAGACTAATCTCTGTGTGcgcaaaatcacagaaatatgaaaatgcacctttatgcctctgtgctggcGATAGCCAAGGCTGTGCTCCTGTCCGTCTGCCCActcttgtgaatgtgatttcTTAAGAAGGCTGCAAAGGCTTTTCTTCAAATattgcacaaacatccacttcaaggataaactgattcgATTTTTGTGGGCATAggtcaaaaggtcaaggtcacataACATTATGATTGTGATTTATTGTGACTGAAAAATTTCAAgaaccttgagggaatttcctcaaatttggcacaaatgtctacttgaactcaagaatgaattgattagaatctctctctgtgtgtgtgtgtgtgtgtgtgtgtgtgtgtgtgtgtgtgtgtgtgtgtgtgtgtgtgtgtgtgtagggatgTAGCAGTGGAACTTCCTTTTGTCCTGATGCATCCTAAACCTTCAGACCAGAGCAGCTCTCAGCCACAGCCGGAGGCTCCAGAGGCTCAGGCGGTTGTTACTAACCTCATAGAGTTAGAGAcaaagtaagtgtgtgtgtgtgtgtgtgtgtgtgtgtgtgtgtgtgtgtgtgtgcgcgcgtgcgtgcgtgtgtgtgtgtgtgtgtgtgtgtgtgtgtgagcgagcaCAGAAAAGTGAGATTTCTCTAAGCCTTAAGCTAAACTTTCCTAACCATTTTTCACTCTCAGACTGCAGAGTGTTTGGTTGTGATTTGTTTGGAATAGAGCAATGTCACATGATGTCGCCGAGTTGAGAGTTGTGAATAGAACCAGGTGATGCTCTGTTTTATACATGTTTACAGTTACttacacaaaatattaatattataatatattatattatattaatgaGATCCATCCAGGTAACATGTATGAATGTGATTAGTTTGTTATCTAgcatttaatattatttttgctgaattattagaatttttaagcaccttttttcaGTCGATTtccatgatatatatatatatatatatatatatatatatatatatatatatatatatatatatatatatatatatatatattggtttagtttttgtttttgtttgaagttttttttgtggttgttacACCTTGGTACAATTTACAgttttcttgctaatgtttaggtcatttcttcttaagttgctcatttccttcctcccatgtttttgaaagaaatcaagccaatttgctttaATAAACTTGTTCTGATACTGATACTTATCTCAATTTCTTTAGTTATGTccgtgtatattttttttaaatccaggcATGTGATGaaactctttctttctctttttagtaCTTCCTCTCAGGTCGATGACTTAGTGTTTGAAGACTTTGCTCGCCTTGGGCTGACGGGGGTGAAGGAAGACAAGGAAGATGGCAACCTCTTCTGGtagctgctcctcttcctcctcctccagcagggTTTCCTGTTTGAGTGGAAGGTACACCTCAAAAAAAGATAGGTAGAGAACCCACAAAGAAGAGTTGCCAGCTTACTAAGTCTTACCACATGTTTTAATTGAACCATTTATTCTGTCTGGACGACTGCTTATGttgttaaaggagcagttcacAGTTTTACTCAGAGTCACACTGGTTttatgaggaggaggaggttaaTGTTAATGTAGCAGGAGTTTAAAAAGTGAAGCTACGGTATCATCCT encodes:
- the arrb2b gene encoding LOW QUALITY PROTEIN: arrestin, beta 2b (The sequence of the model RefSeq protein was modified relative to this genomic sequence to represent the inferred CDS: inserted 2 bases in 1 codon; deleted 1 base in 1 codon), whose translation is MGEKAGTRVFKKSSPNSKLTVYLGKRDFVDHLDHVDSVDGVLLVDPEYLKDRKVFVTLTCAFRYGREDLDVLGLSFRKDLYVSTIQAFPPLEEKKMPLSRLQERLLKKLGQHAYPFHFTIPQKLPCSVNLQPGAEDTGKACGVDYELQAFCAKTAEEKIHQRNSVTLVIRKVQYAPEKPGPQPMVETSRSFLMSDRSLHLEASLDKELYYHGEPISVNVHVSNNSTKSVKRVKISVRQYADICLFXTAQYKCAVAQIEADHQVSPSSTSCQVYTLTPTLGTNREKRGLALDGKLKHEDTNLASSTIVKEGTNKEMMGILVSYRVKVKLVVALGGDVAVELPFVLMHPKPSDQSSSQPQPEAPEAQAVVTNLIELETNTSSQVDDLVFEDFARLGLTGVKEDKEDGNLFW